A window of the Thalassoglobus sp. JC818 genome harbors these coding sequences:
- a CDS encoding 7-carboxy-7-deazaguanine synthase QueE: MWISEIFHSIQGEGQHCGVPSSFVRTSGCNLRCWFCDTPHTSWNPEGTEYSIEQLLALIEDYNCEHVVLTGGEPLLVPDMVPLTKELSRRGHYITIETAGTCFLPVEANLMSISPKLANSTPVGTNWQDRHEARRHRPEVIERLIREYDYQFKFVVDVPDDMSAVEEYLAGLSSYDTSKVFVMPQGTSVDELNQRMSWLSPGAEVRAWSVSPRRHIELFGNTRGT; the protein is encoded by the coding sequence ATGTGGATTTCCGAGATTTTTCATTCCATTCAAGGCGAAGGCCAACATTGCGGCGTTCCGAGCAGCTTCGTAAGAACTTCGGGCTGTAATCTTCGATGCTGGTTTTGTGACACGCCTCATACCTCGTGGAATCCCGAAGGGACTGAGTATTCGATCGAGCAGCTTCTCGCGCTGATTGAGGATTACAACTGCGAGCATGTTGTCCTCACGGGCGGCGAGCCACTTCTTGTTCCCGACATGGTTCCGCTGACGAAGGAACTTTCCCGGCGCGGTCACTACATCACGATTGAAACCGCCGGAACCTGTTTTCTTCCAGTGGAAGCCAATCTCATGTCCATCAGCCCCAAGCTTGCGAACTCGACTCCAGTCGGAACGAATTGGCAGGATCGCCACGAAGCGAGACGACATCGCCCTGAAGTGATTGAGCGACTGATTCGAGAATATGACTACCAGTTCAAATTCGTCGTTGATGTGCCAGACGACATGTCAGCCGTTGAAGAATATCTGGCTGGTCTCTCGTCGTATGACACTTCAAAAGTTTTCGTCATGCCGCAGGGAACGAGCGTTGACGAATTGAATCAGCGGATGAGTTGGTTGTCTCCCGGGGCTGAAGTTCGAGCCTGGTCCGTTTCTCCTCGGCGACACATCGAGCTTTTTGGAAACACGCGAGGAACATAG
- a CDS encoding phosphoribosylanthranilate isomerase, with amino-acid sequence MWIKVCGLTSVENALQVAAFQPDAIGLNFYSRSSRRVDLSTAGEIAAALPKTIEPIGLFVNHSTSEILEAANCCGLKTVQLHGDESPEFASSLKGLQVVRAIRVNEETIDDLENEVHQYLERDVNVRAFLVDARVSGAYGGTGHSVPWELVASRYNFEDWPPLILAGGLGVDNIQSAIEAVRPWGVDVASGVESSSGVKSPSLVEKFVLKARHQH; translated from the coding sequence ATGTGGATTAAGGTGTGCGGGTTGACGTCGGTCGAGAATGCACTGCAAGTTGCTGCTTTTCAGCCGGACGCGATTGGTTTGAATTTCTACTCACGATCGTCACGGCGCGTGGACTTATCGACTGCCGGCGAGATCGCAGCAGCCTTGCCGAAAACGATCGAGCCGATTGGCTTGTTCGTCAATCACTCCACTTCTGAGATTCTCGAAGCTGCCAATTGCTGCGGACTCAAGACTGTGCAATTGCACGGCGACGAGTCTCCGGAGTTTGCATCGTCTCTCAAGGGGCTACAAGTCGTTCGAGCGATTCGAGTCAACGAAGAAACGATCGATGATCTTGAGAACGAAGTGCATCAGTATCTCGAACGAGATGTTAATGTGCGGGCATTTCTGGTCGATGCGCGAGTCAGTGGAGCGTACGGCGGAACCGGGCACAGCGTTCCGTGGGAACTCGTGGCATCTCGATACAATTTTGAAGACTGGCCTCCACTCATCCTTGCTGGGGGGCTGGGAGTCGACAACATTCAGTCCGCTATTGAAGCTGTTCGACCGTGGGGTGTTGATGTGGCCAGCGGCGTTGAATCATCGAGCGGAGTAAAGTCTCCCTCACTCGTGGAAAAATTCGTTTTGAAGGCTCGTCACCAGCACTGA
- the pheT gene encoding phenylalanine--tRNA ligase subunit beta has protein sequence MSRPEGPTESSLQKRLKPGVDGVPVINVEGEWLNKLLGKEYAVEELADTLEQIGCDVEDIVTVERFRCPVCGNAVEGSLGAEVTRRCNWCEHEQEQPFERIGESQVIRLDLLAARPDLFDVGGIARALKGYFEEVVGLPKYEVGQSDLELVVDASVDGDDCQRPFIRCAVVEMKQIDDATLVALMKLQEALHWGVGRDRKLASIGVYDLDQITGPLQYTTIDPDSERFEPLGRPGEQMTGREILEKHPKGTAYAKLLHDHRRFPVLKDSKGVILSMPPIINSESTKVSQNSRRLFIDVTGISESAVVKSLDTFVSSLLEMGGTAKSVSVKALNGKTFDSPDLSPREVEIDLESANRWLGLPLDKDSLKASLNRMRLDVSPVDGSDSRFTVRYPALRTDFKHMVDVFEDLAIGYGYKNIVPSYAGQATTGQSRPEDDESDMFRSVMLGLGYGEIMSLPMTTEELHFEKFGLPVPESYPKIANPKLKAMTVVRTHLMTGVMEHLRENRRAPLPLRFFELDNVTVLDSQAETGAREERHLAIVEMGKDASYASIRSVIDSLMFEIGATATFKAITHPSFIPGRVAEFETDSEVRGVLGELHPEVIVNFGLDHPVALAELTVSKIDV, from the coding sequence GTGAGCAGACCGGAAGGTCCCACTGAGAGCTCGCTCCAGAAAAGGCTGAAACCGGGAGTCGATGGCGTGCCTGTCATTAATGTCGAAGGGGAATGGCTAAACAAGCTGCTGGGAAAAGAGTACGCAGTTGAAGAACTCGCCGACACCCTCGAACAGATCGGATGTGACGTTGAGGACATCGTGACTGTCGAGCGATTTCGCTGTCCGGTGTGCGGGAATGCCGTCGAAGGATCGCTCGGTGCGGAAGTCACGCGGCGGTGCAACTGGTGTGAACATGAACAGGAACAGCCCTTCGAGCGGATCGGCGAGAGCCAAGTCATTCGTCTCGATCTATTGGCTGCCCGTCCGGATCTATTCGATGTTGGTGGGATCGCCCGTGCTCTCAAAGGGTACTTTGAAGAAGTCGTGGGACTTCCAAAGTATGAAGTTGGTCAATCTGATCTTGAATTAGTCGTCGATGCGTCGGTTGATGGCGATGACTGTCAGCGGCCATTCATTCGGTGTGCCGTCGTCGAGATGAAACAGATCGACGATGCGACACTCGTTGCGTTGATGAAGCTTCAGGAAGCACTCCACTGGGGCGTCGGCAGAGATCGCAAGCTGGCTTCGATCGGGGTGTACGACCTCGATCAGATTACCGGTCCGCTTCAATATACGACCATCGATCCGGACTCGGAACGCTTTGAGCCACTCGGACGTCCGGGTGAGCAGATGACCGGACGAGAGATTCTCGAGAAACATCCCAAAGGGACAGCTTACGCGAAGCTGCTCCATGACCATCGACGTTTTCCGGTACTGAAAGACTCGAAGGGCGTCATTCTCTCGATGCCGCCGATCATCAACAGCGAATCGACGAAAGTCTCTCAAAACTCACGCCGTCTGTTCATTGATGTCACTGGCATCAGCGAGTCGGCAGTCGTCAAATCGCTCGACACATTTGTATCGTCGCTGTTAGAAATGGGAGGAACTGCCAAGTCCGTCTCCGTGAAAGCACTCAACGGAAAGACGTTTGACTCGCCCGATCTCTCTCCTCGAGAAGTTGAGATCGACCTCGAGTCAGCGAACCGGTGGCTGGGACTGCCTCTCGATAAAGACTCTCTCAAAGCTTCTCTCAATCGCATGAGACTCGACGTCAGCCCTGTCGATGGATCGGATTCTCGATTCACTGTTCGCTATCCGGCGCTGCGAACGGACTTCAAACATATGGTTGATGTCTTCGAAGATCTGGCGATTGGTTACGGATACAAGAACATTGTTCCGAGTTATGCAGGACAGGCGACGACCGGTCAATCGCGACCGGAAGATGACGAGAGCGATATGTTCCGAAGCGTGATGCTCGGTCTCGGTTACGGCGAAATCATGAGCCTGCCGATGACGACCGAGGAGTTGCATTTCGAGAAATTTGGGCTGCCGGTTCCGGAATCGTATCCCAAAATTGCGAATCCAAAGTTAAAGGCGATGACCGTTGTGCGGACTCATCTCATGACGGGTGTGATGGAACACCTGCGCGAGAATCGACGTGCACCGCTGCCTCTGCGGTTCTTCGAACTTGATAACGTCACCGTGCTGGACTCTCAGGCGGAGACGGGAGCCCGCGAAGAACGTCATCTCGCGATCGTCGAAATGGGAAAAGATGCCAGCTATGCCTCAATTCGGTCTGTGATCGATTCACTGATGTTCGAAATCGGAGCGACAGCAACGTTTAAAGCCATCACGCATCCATCCTTCATTCCGGGACGCGTGGCGGAGTTTGAAACTGATTCCGAAGTCCGGGGAGTCCTCGGCGAACTACATCCGGAAGTGATTGTCAACTTCGGATTGGATCATCCAGTCGCGCTGGCTGAACTGACAGTGTCGAAGATTGATGTATGA
- the trpD gene encoding anthranilate phosphoribosyltransferase has protein sequence MHVSIRAVIEKILQNEEIQEEPMQAAVGAIMDGECSPVDVSSFLTALAVDGETETEIAGAAAAMRKRSLKIETSQTGLIDTCGTGGDKLHTFNISTATALIVAACGQPVAKHGNRSVSSSSGSADVLEALGVNIGLSAELAGQCLDELGICFCYARLFHGAMKHVAPIRAELGIRTIFNLLGPLTNPASAEFQLLGANRDGNAERIAQAASRLGTKKTFVVCGNDQLDEVSLWGKTRVWEVTGNNPPVLMVWTPADFGLEECHPDELKVSSPGESADVIRSIISGQAGPARRMVVANAAAALLCSGRASSLIEGVRFAEDAIDRGEVRLLLNRLAEWSQSHQDSVTNG, from the coding sequence ATGCATGTATCAATTCGAGCAGTGATCGAGAAGATTCTTCAGAATGAAGAGATTCAAGAGGAGCCCATGCAGGCTGCGGTGGGAGCGATCATGGACGGCGAGTGCTCGCCGGTCGATGTTTCGTCGTTTCTGACTGCTCTGGCGGTCGACGGGGAAACGGAAACCGAAATCGCCGGTGCGGCAGCTGCGATGAGAAAGCGGTCGCTGAAAATCGAAACTTCTCAAACCGGATTGATCGATACCTGCGGCACTGGAGGCGACAAACTCCATACGTTTAACATCAGCACAGCGACAGCACTGATCGTCGCTGCGTGTGGACAACCGGTTGCGAAACATGGCAATCGAAGCGTTTCGAGTTCAAGCGGTTCTGCGGATGTTTTGGAAGCACTCGGAGTGAATATTGGCTTGTCGGCTGAGCTGGCGGGTCAGTGTCTGGATGAGTTGGGGATCTGCTTCTGCTACGCCCGGCTGTTTCATGGAGCGATGAAACACGTCGCTCCGATTCGGGCTGAGTTAGGAATTCGGACCATCTTCAACTTGCTCGGACCGCTCACAAATCCGGCGAGTGCTGAGTTTCAATTGTTGGGGGCAAACCGCGACGGAAATGCCGAGCGAATTGCTCAAGCTGCGAGTCGACTGGGGACCAAGAAAACGTTTGTCGTCTGTGGCAATGATCAGCTGGATGAAGTCTCGCTGTGGGGAAAGACTCGAGTCTGGGAAGTGACGGGCAACAATCCACCGGTCTTGATGGTATGGACCCCCGCCGACTTCGGCCTGGAAGAATGTCATCCTGACGAACTGAAAGTCTCTTCGCCCGGCGAGAGTGCGGACGTCATTCGAAGCATCATCAGTGGTCAGGCTGGACCTGCACGCAGAATGGTCGTCGCCAACGCAGCGGCAGCTCTGCTGTGCAGCGGTCGAGCGAGTTCACTCATTGAAGGAGTCCGATTTGCTGAGGATGCGATCGATCGTGGCGAGGTGCGATTGTTGCTGAATCGCCTTGCAGAGTGGTCACAGTCGCATCAAGATTCGGTCACGAATGGGTGA
- a CDS encoding HAD-IA family hydrolase → MNNLTSNVPIRWIAFDAVGTLIFADPGVAETYTRIGNRFGADLSTEIVRSRFQKAFAEHQRTFSTNEDHELNFWKRVVGEVLGPVENADDCFNELYRHFSLPESWRLADHAAEVISVLQSEGVGVAIASNFDRRLHTALDGHPVLCDIDVRLISSEIGWRKPSQQFFEALVDRCECAPDQILMVGDDFANDYTGARNAGLQAVHLGAGRSDIDSEFQIGSLADVLPLSRCGL, encoded by the coding sequence ATGAATAATCTGACGAGCAATGTTCCGATTCGCTGGATCGCGTTCGATGCAGTGGGAACGTTGATTTTCGCCGATCCTGGAGTTGCAGAAACTTATACCCGCATTGGAAACCGGTTCGGGGCCGATCTCTCGACCGAGATTGTGCGAAGCCGATTCCAAAAAGCGTTCGCTGAACACCAGCGGACGTTCTCGACCAACGAAGATCACGAACTGAACTTCTGGAAGCGGGTCGTCGGAGAAGTCCTGGGACCTGTCGAAAATGCTGACGATTGCTTTAATGAACTTTACCGGCACTTCTCGCTCCCGGAATCATGGCGGCTCGCCGATCACGCAGCGGAGGTGATTTCCGTTCTGCAGTCAGAAGGGGTTGGAGTTGCGATTGCTTCGAATTTTGATCGTCGTCTGCACACTGCATTGGACGGGCATCCAGTCTTGTGCGACATTGATGTCCGTTTGATTTCGTCCGAAATTGGATGGAGAAAGCCAAGCCAGCAGTTTTTCGAAGCACTCGTCGATCGCTGCGAATGTGCTCCCGATCAGATCTTGATGGTCGGCGATGACTTCGCGAATGACTATACTGGTGCCCGAAATGCAGGGCTCCAGGCTGTTCACCTCGGAGCAGGGCGAAGTGACATCGATTCGGAATTCCAGATCGGATCACTAGCGGACGTTCTTCCACTCAGTCGATGCGGTTTATGA
- a CDS encoding endonuclease/exonuclease/phosphatase family protein: protein MNQQRENSKGRMWSLWVSLFWFGVAVFTLLAIVIRLTVQDSYWGASAYFYATPLPVVAVTSGLLFLKSARKRSYRWATFWVLCCVLLVGSWVAREWKFDAPRAVKEDAATVMFANLSRKQSCESFLEKVRLHQPDVIGLVEIGQHPEEETARWNRLLPDYQFSFLYKGLGLLSRKPQGRSFVHWLGHGSVGCEQSIEVDGRELTCIVVDMTANPLVMRRPILDELAYVAGTFKNRHVLIMGDFNTPAESHAFDALREQHQNLFDAAGHGYRGSWPLPFPVLALDQIWINQNLIPVECVYDSSEESDHRVVIGRFQFRERDEETGERVSSVLDSR, encoded by the coding sequence ATGAATCAGCAGCGTGAGAATTCGAAGGGCCGAATGTGGAGCCTGTGGGTGTCGCTGTTCTGGTTTGGAGTAGCAGTTTTTACATTGCTGGCTATTGTCATTCGTCTCACAGTGCAAGATTCGTATTGGGGCGCCTCTGCTTACTTTTATGCGACGCCGCTGCCTGTCGTCGCTGTCACGAGTGGGCTTCTTTTTTTGAAGTCGGCACGCAAGCGGAGCTATCGCTGGGCGACTTTTTGGGTTCTCTGTTGCGTCTTGCTCGTTGGAAGTTGGGTGGCTCGCGAGTGGAAATTCGACGCACCCCGCGCTGTCAAAGAAGATGCAGCGACGGTGATGTTTGCCAATCTTTCTCGAAAGCAGTCGTGCGAGTCGTTTCTGGAGAAGGTTCGACTTCATCAACCCGATGTCATCGGGCTTGTCGAGATTGGTCAGCATCCGGAGGAAGAAACGGCCCGTTGGAATCGGTTGTTGCCCGACTATCAGTTTTCGTTTCTTTACAAAGGGCTTGGACTGTTGAGCCGGAAGCCGCAGGGACGCAGTTTCGTTCACTGGCTGGGGCATGGATCGGTGGGCTGCGAGCAATCGATTGAAGTTGATGGTCGAGAACTGACGTGCATCGTCGTTGACATGACTGCCAACCCGCTCGTGATGCGTCGTCCGATTCTCGACGAACTCGCCTATGTCGCTGGCACGTTTAAGAATCGACATGTGTTGATCATGGGGGACTTCAATACACCTGCCGAATCACACGCGTTTGATGCATTGCGAGAACAGCATCAAAACCTGTTTGATGCAGCTGGTCACGGTTACCGAGGATCGTGGCCGCTTCCGTTTCCGGTGCTGGCACTCGATCAAATCTGGATCAATCAAAACCTGATTCCAGTGGAGTGCGTTTATGACTCAAGCGAGGAGTCAGATCACCGGGTTGTGATCGGTCGTTTTCAATTTCGTGAAAGGGACGAGGAAACTGGGGAAAGAGTTTCCTCTGTACTGGACTCTCGCTAA
- a CDS encoding carbon storage regulator, whose amino-acid sequence MLVVSRKKHEFIQIGEDIVIKVIKTSRGSVKIGIDAPGGTRVLRGELSIEELFEPAPKPLSRRPRQLAPKEQDSMQPVGAL is encoded by the coding sequence ATGCTCGTCGTCTCACGCAAGAAGCACGAATTCATCCAAATCGGCGAAGATATTGTCATCAAAGTCATCAAGACCAGTCGCGGTTCGGTGAAAATTGGAATCGACGCTCCCGGCGGAACCCGCGTATTGCGAGGAGAGCTTTCGATTGAGGAACTTTTCGAACCCGCTCCCAAGCCACTTTCTCGCCGACCCCGCCAGCTTGCTCCCAAAGAACAGGATTCAATGCAACCCGTCGGTGCACTCTGA
- a CDS encoding Gfo/Idh/MocA family oxidoreductase: protein MSNSSNDTTRRSFLKSTAEAGTAMALMSGFSGQAGLYAAGDEKIRVGLVGCGGRGSGAANQALNADPNAVLVAMGDAFPEKIESSIKSLKAQKGIADRVQVDEDHQFSGLDAFRYVIDSCDVVILATPPGFRPEQFEYAVEKGKHIFTEKPMATDAPGVRRVMAAVKRAQEKNLAVVAGFCWRYDYAKRAFFEKVLAGDIGDVLCSYGTYLTNPVKTMPDESTRPEGMSDLEWMVRNWYNFTWLSGDGLVEQACHTVDWISWSKGDKPPVSCTAVGGRQVPAKGGNIFDHIEVNYLWEDDTRAFMAQRQISGCHNENNFYVLGSKGKGTITRRGVSITGEEDWRYKGPTPNMYQVEHDEMFKSIREGKPIDNGERMVTSTMMAIMGRMAGYTGKEVTWEMAWNSEEKLVPEIGNWDTPVDLRPMAIPGATLFE, encoded by the coding sequence ATGTCGAATTCGTCGAATGACACAACACGACGCTCCTTCCTGAAGTCCACCGCAGAAGCGGGTACTGCAATGGCTTTAATGAGCGGATTTTCTGGTCAAGCCGGGCTGTATGCGGCCGGTGATGAAAAGATTCGAGTGGGCTTAGTCGGATGTGGCGGACGCGGGTCCGGCGCAGCCAATCAGGCATTGAATGCTGATCCCAACGCTGTGCTTGTCGCGATGGGCGATGCATTTCCTGAGAAGATTGAAAGCTCAATCAAATCATTGAAAGCACAGAAGGGGATCGCTGACCGAGTGCAGGTCGACGAAGACCACCAGTTTTCTGGTTTGGATGCTTTCCGATATGTGATTGATTCGTGTGACGTTGTCATTCTCGCAACGCCTCCGGGATTTCGTCCGGAGCAGTTCGAATACGCCGTCGAAAAAGGGAAGCACATTTTCACCGAAAAGCCCATGGCCACAGACGCTCCGGGCGTTCGTCGTGTGATGGCAGCGGTGAAGCGAGCACAAGAAAAGAACCTCGCTGTCGTGGCAGGTTTCTGCTGGCGGTATGACTACGCGAAGCGTGCCTTCTTTGAAAAAGTTCTCGCCGGAGACATTGGTGACGTTCTCTGCTCGTACGGAACTTACCTGACGAATCCAGTCAAGACGATGCCCGATGAATCGACTCGTCCGGAAGGGATGAGCGATCTCGAATGGATGGTTCGCAACTGGTACAACTTCACATGGTTGTCAGGTGACGGACTCGTCGAGCAGGCTTGCCATACCGTCGACTGGATTTCCTGGTCCAAAGGAGACAAGCCACCTGTCAGTTGTACCGCAGTCGGTGGACGACAAGTGCCTGCCAAGGGTGGGAACATCTTCGATCACATCGAAGTGAACTATCTCTGGGAAGACGACACACGTGCGTTCATGGCCCAGCGGCAAATTTCCGGATGTCATAACGAGAACAACTTCTATGTTCTCGGCTCGAAAGGAAAAGGCACGATCACGCGTCGCGGTGTTTCGATCACTGGTGAGGAAGATTGGCGCTATAAGGGGCCGACTCCCAACATGTATCAGGTCGAGCATGACGAAATGTTCAAGTCGATTCGCGAAGGCAAACCGATCGACAATGGTGAGCGAATGGTCACCAGCACCATGATGGCGATCATGGGACGTATGGCTGGGTACACCGGCAAAGAGGTGACCTGGGAGATGGCCTGGAACTCCGAAGAAAAACTCGTCCCGGAAATTGGCAACTGGGATACACCGGTTGATTTGCGACCCATGGCGATTCCGGGAGCGACCTTGTTTGAGTAA